The Styela clava chromosome 3, kaStyClav1.hap1.2, whole genome shotgun sequence genome includes the window ATACATGTTGATGATGAAGAATGGAAACTACAATTTTGACcaataatatttaacaaaaaatggtAAAAAGTAATGTGcgctaatataaaacaaaaagatAAAGTTCTGAATAATGAGGCTAATATATCTACTTCTGATAAACTTGATAATATGCAAAATGGTTTACAGTTCGATGGAAACAGTGGCTTGGAGGAGGTGCAAACTTCAATAAACAtctttaaatatgtttttatattatatttgaggTTTTTCTATTTTGGTAAATTATTGTATCTGATTCTTATAACCTGTGATAGTGGTTAAATGGTAACAAAATGTAAATAATGTCATTACAAATTTCTGTTACGTACTCCTATATTCTTGACTCCTAATTGTATGTTTCATATTTGTGATTTTTCATGTTACCAAATATCATTTATGATAATGTGATTTTGTGTAAAGTGTGAATAGTCTGAAGAGTATTAAAGTAAAGGAAAAACAAAGTTTTATAAATGGGAAGACAAAATTCAGGattcttcaaatttttcaaatgtttttttttgttttcagagaAACAGTGAAGATGTCTCACATTTGATGGCTGGATCAATAGATAATGGAGCAAAGaaggtattcattttttttcataagatCATATTACTATTCTAGTTATTTTATTAAGTTCTTAAACCTTCAATAACTGTAGTCGACGATATAGTCTGTAGTTAGTTTTATTGTTCACAGACTGAGAAAAAGCATCGGTCGTTCATCGATTCATAACACTACTCTAATCCGTCGTCAAGTTTCAGTATTTTTGAAAGCAGCATTTTGTCCTTTTCATTTACAGATCAAGACAGACCCAGGTGCGGTATCTAAGGTGGTACATCTTCGAAGCCTCCCCACAGACGTTACTGATTCCGAAGTTATACAACTTGGTTTGAACTATGGAAGAGTTACCAATGTTCTAATGTTAAAGGTAATTTTTATTCTGGATAATCCGATACATATTAGTAGTAAAattggagctccagaagtatgtgcaccaagatggcgcacatcctgaacatagtaagtgtaccaggttagggttcaggttgtgcgccatcttggtgcacatagtATGTctacaaggttagggttcaggttgtgcgccattttggtgcacatacatCGGGAGGGCCgtaaaattttcacattttgagGAGAGGTGTAAGAGGGCTTTATGATGTGACAAATCTTGTCTGATGAGGATCCCAGCAATCCTCTCTGGTACAATTATTCCCTTCTagattaacaaaataaaaatgaatgaatcaaaggaggacaaaataaaatcaaagtAAAATTTGGGAGAAATATCTTTTGAAACAGATTTAATGCATTTTCATCCATGTGTGCGATTTTTCAAACATAAAGCTGTCGTATTAGGATGTCAAGCTTGATGGCGAAAAAATTCTGCGAGTGTTGACAAGGACCCCACTAAATGGCGTGCCGGGCCGCATTGTGGCTTGCGGGTCGTCTGTTTCACGCCCCTGATCTAAACTAACTACTTCCTTTCCAGGGTAAGAACCAGGCCTTCCTTGAGATGGAGGATGATGAAACAGCCCAACGTATGGTGACAACCTGCAGTTTATCTCCGCCTTCCATCAGACAAAGAATGGTTTATGTTCAATACTCAAATCATAAAGAACTAAAGACAGATAGCTCTCCTAATCAGTTGGTGAGTGTCTTACAGAAATCCAGGAGTTATGCAACTTTCATGACAGAAATCCATATCCAATAAATATACATCTTAATGTTTTATAGTACAGCAGTCGCTTACAAAATTTTCTTTACAAAGTAGTcggttttttttttctgaggaGGCATTGGAGAGCTGTGTAACAAACTTCTTATCCTGCTTGGTTCTTTTTACATCTTCAATTTAGTTTTTCCTGCAACCTGTTTTCACTGATTCAGCGGTGTGGTGCCGATTACCCTGCAAGGGTTCACAGCTTCGAATCCCATGTgtggatagttatgtgcaagaggattgctggacctcTCACCACGGTAGGATGGTTCACGTCACCACTGGTCCCTTATGGCTTCCTCGACCAGTaaatccatgcttccgaaattAAATTAACAGTTAACTAaacccatatccgacatggactggtaaccggacgagaggcagtggttcgccatatggttaagctgcCGTAATCACTTTTCTCTCCCCCAGggtaaatatataaatcttatCTTGATTCTAATTTCAGAAAGCACAAGCGGTGTTGCAAGCACTCCAACAAACAGAGGGTGGAACCAACCATGTACTGAGAGTTGTTGTTGAAAATATGATCTATCCCGTCACACTGGATGTTCTGCATACAATCTTCTCAAAATTTGGTGTTGTATTGAAGATCATCACATTCACTAAGAATAGTAAGTTGTTTGTTTTGTGCTTTTTGAATTGTTAATTATGGTTAAgataaaatatcgtttttatccTGGGTAGAGGAAAGACGTTAAGACCACATTATCAAATGGCAGGGTGGTGTGGGGGTCGTGACCCCGCttttgaaaaatgaagaaaGCATCTTTATGTATCATTCGTAGCAATTTTTCTATAGCttgtaacattttttttgttttgatgcaATTTTCACTAAATATGTGGTCACATGGTAACTTTAAGTGGATACAGGTGGTTCAATGACAGTGTTAACGTAATGATAGGTTATTTTGTGTGGTCTATTGTGTTGCCAATATTCCCATGACATGGAGTATATAAAAAGTTAATCACATGAAATTAGTGTTGAACTCAAAAACGTACAATTGTTCAAACTATTATTTAAGTTGATTGCGTGTAACAGAATGTTATCTATTATCTTCTCTATGTGAATTGGTCAATGGGTAAATAATTTCTCATAAGATGAATTATCTTGCAATGTTTTTCATATCCTTTTTATCACTTTTCTATTAGAAGTTTGTCTTTTATACCGACAAAAATTTAACATGGGGCTTGAACAATGGCATGCGCTTTTCAAATTTGTAGCAAAATTAATGCTGAAATATAGTGTCCACACATTTGTAAATTGTCTGTCTAGAGCAGAATGCTTTACGAAGTAACAAAATTCTTATCATGTAGAAATCTGTGACCAGTATTTGTAAATTTCCTACTTTTGTATTCACTTTTacctatttttttcaacattgttTCTCTATTTTATAGATCAGTTTCAAGCATTGATACAAATGGGAGATGCAGTTCAGTCACAGACAGCAAAACTGGTGAGATATTATGCTTTTTTTACTTCGGAATGTTCGCgccatattcaaattatttatttcatgtcgCTGAATAAAGCAACCTTCAAATTGAATGCGATATACTAAAGTTTTAGCGGCCATTTTacttatattattatttgaGAATATATTGTTAGTATAATACATGCATACTTGGCAAGGTTTTTTGAGAACATTTATGACTAGAAATTAGGCAGACTTTGAATCTGAATtgtataatttgaataaatccaGTACaaatacataatcaaattaacaaattaaattgaacatggaatatacaaatttttgtggcgattTCATTAAGAATGCGTGCGTACTCATAGTAGAGCTTTCTGGCCTTGGTATAATTTTTTGTATTCGTGTGTGCAGTTGTTTGCATATTCAGTACTTGTTTTGGGCATGACCTTATTGTCGATCAGCCGATTGCAGGTTGGCCAACTGTGCAATAGAGAATTGATTTATGAAATTCACATTAATGCAGTCCCTTCTAATATCGATACTTTTTGGTCTTTATTAACTTTTTTGTGCAATGCCGGTGCAAGTGACACATGGCACTTTAGATAGCATTTAGTAAATAGAGTCTTGTTCAAATCTGAGATGTTGTTTTCCTTTTTAGTCTCTTGACGGCCAGAACATCTATAATTCCTGTTGTACATTGAGAGTGGAGTACAGCAAGATGGCGGCACTCAATGTCAAATACAACAACGATAAAAGCAGAGATTACACGAGATCTGATCTACCTTCAGGGGAAACACTTGACCCGTCTGCAGCTCTGCAATCAGTTTTGGCTGGTGCTGATATGTATTCAGGTATAATGattatgaatgttttttttctcgtacatatataccggtatatatatatataggccaAACACAAATGTGGTGTGGAAAtgcaacccaaattttcattttttaaaattttaaaaagtctTGCACGTACACGATACGCAAAGCAGCATGGGACATATCTGCATAGTTTAAAATTGAGGCGGTTTTATTTGAACTAAACGCatgcttgaaaaaaaattttctgtgtcatAAAGACTTTTTTTGTGATTACATTAAAACTTTGCATCACATCTTTGTTTGGCGTTATTTGAGCAGTTAAGGCATTTACTTCATCAGACCCCTAAAACCCATCCTGGTTGCACCATTGTTCCAGTGTCTATTGGTCTTTTTCCAACTTAATACTCAATTCTCTTTCCAGGTACATCAGCCTTAATGCCGAACCCTTACTCACAAGTTCAAAACAATAACTTTGCAGGACTGAACGCACAAACATTATCTGCAGCTTTATCATCAGGAACTGCTGCTCAGTACCTACAAGGCGCTCTGGGAGCTCAAGGTGAATCTTGGTTTCATACTGTATTTCATGGCTCATGGTTTTGGATAGGGTGACAGATAAAAAATCTGAGCATTTCGAGCACTGCACTGTCAATTTTAGAGGACTGTACAAATGAATAAACATACTCtcattttggtactcccgtagtgtgtgtaccaggttagggttaggccataattttatttcaaattctctagttttagtttattacgagttcggggactgtatgttagccaagtcaatatacccccagcccatgggtttcagtctCCTTATACAACTTGACGTAAAaaagacgaacaaaattagttacctccatttgtacacatactactggagcgccctcatttcatatatatatatatatattctgcatAAGCGTATTCTGGAAGTCGATTTTAAcaactttaaaaataatacaaaaaaattccactCTATACTATAATTACATGTATTGTTGTACTTTATGTGTTatacaatatacaatatatagcATGCACCGCGGTTCGCCACATGatcaagtcgtcttatcggcttcttcctcaagataaatatgaaaatcccatCCTATTTTTGAGTATCAGCTGACTGGTCATCTACTCAGTCATGAAGTCTGACAATAACTGGTAAACTATCACCTTGTATGGACCAGTAACCAAACATGAGCCCCTGATTCACTATACAGTCAAGACCTCTTATAGGCCTCcttttttacttatcgatcttgatcggtaagtatgttgatcggtatttgtctgtgtgtctgtgtgttagatgcacgcgatatctcacgaaagctaggttcaatctgctccaaattttacatgtgcattcatcttagctcggatcagaagcctattgcttttggatggattatgttgtataattagcgagttatcaattaattagtgatgggacacatggtgtcactatagagtaagaccactgttttggggggtaccctaaccttcgatcgataagtcttcggtttctaaccgaattctagtttatTGAATTAATATGAAATCCTATTTCATCCCAATATTAAACTTTCTCTTATTCTATCCtattacaaatttttctttttactcAGATCTCACTGGAGCGGCTTTTACCAATGCAGCAATAGCAGCTCAGCTTGCTGCTGTCACTGGACTCCAACAAAACACAGTCCTACATGTGTCTAATCTCAATCAAGacgtaagtttttttttttaaagttactCAGACACCACATATTTGATAATTCTATTATTAATGGTGGTTTTGCTGAAGGGAACATTCATTTTTGTCGTGTATTTCTGAGTtgatatttgtaattttatggATTTACTCCTACGAAAAACATGTTGATCATAAATAATCAAAATCAGGTTTCATCAAAATTGGAAATTATGTtgaatttttgtgaattcattTCGGCATCAATGGTCGAATTGTGTAAAAAAATGTTTCTACATTTTCTGAAAACTAAATCAAACCAAAATCACATCATTAAACATCTGCACAATTTCTCACATCTGCaagtataaatatatagaaCGATTCGACTGTTTATCATcatttctttaatttttataaaactcTTCTCAAATTTTAGTCTTTCTGTTGTCTTCCGCTTAGCCACCATTGTATCAGTCACTGAATTATATAATTGaacaatttgaattaaattaaaaaagaactCTTTTTGTAATGAAGATtctctatttttatttcatctcTGCGACTACGGAACTCTTCTGGTTACTATGACCTATGAACTGTGAACTTCGACCttcacaatttgaaaaaaaatcaaatttaaaaaattcccCTCTGCACTATACCCTAACACCTGCTATAACTATTTGTAATCTGGTAATTATAATTAACCCTAATTAATTTGACCTTATGACCTTTTAAATTTGACCTCCGACCCT containing:
- the LOC120342083 gene encoding polypyrimidine tract-binding protein 3-like isoform X1 — encoded protein: MPVVFLPFQGGHTPITAAPQLVSMSQMMPQTCGPLPIGTTMATIAAPPTMYETTIVGTKRNSEDVSHLMAGSIDNGAKKIKTDPGAVSKVVHLRSLPTDVTDSEVIQLGLNYGRVTNVLMLKGKNQAFLEMEDDETAQRMVTTCSLSPPSIRQRMVYVQYSNHKELKTDSSPNQLKAQAVLQALQQTEGGTNHVLRVVVENMIYPVTLDVLHTIFSKFGVVLKIITFTKNNQFQALIQMGDAVQSQTAKLSLDGQNIYNSCCTLRVEYSKMAALNVKYNNDKSRDYTRSDLPSGETLDPSAALQSVLAGADMYSGTSALMPNPYSQVQNNNFAGLNAQTLSAALSSGTAAQYLQGALGAQDLTGAAFTNAAIAAQLAAVTGLQQNTVLHVSNLNQDMVTPQVLFILFGVYGDCIRVKILYQKKDSALVQMNDGTQAQLALRHLNGVKLFGKQMHVVLSKHSQVQMPREGQEAANLTQDYTNSSLHRFKKPGSKNFQNIYPPSQVLHLSNIPADITEDFLKEQFSKYGTVKGFKFFQKDRRMALIQLMSVEEAVEALVNLHNFKLSDSNHLRVSFSKAQV
- the LOC120342083 gene encoding polypyrimidine tract-binding protein 3-like isoform X2 gives rise to the protein MYSSKTSASINSMLEGNRYFQELKLAAINRMRAMESASTGSNGNKRNSEDVSHLMAGSIDNGAKKIKTDPGAVSKVVHLRSLPTDVTDSEVIQLGLNYGRVTNVLMLKGKNQAFLEMEDDETAQRMVTTCSLSPPSIRQRMVYVQYSNHKELKTDSSPNQLKAQAVLQALQQTEGGTNHVLRVVVENMIYPVTLDVLHTIFSKFGVVLKIITFTKNNQFQALIQMGDAVQSQTAKLSLDGQNIYNSCCTLRVEYSKMAALNVKYNNDKSRDYTRSDLPSGETLDPSAALQSVLAGADMYSGTSALMPNPYSQVQNNNFAGLNAQTLSAALSSGTAAQYLQGALGAQDLTGAAFTNAAIAAQLAAVTGLQQNTVLHVSNLNQDMVTPQVLFILFGVYGDCIRVKILYQKKDSALVQMNDGTQAQLALRHLNGVKLFGKQMHVVLSKHSQVQMPREGQEAANLTQDYTNSSLHRFKKPGSKNFQNIYPPSQVLHLSNIPADITEDFLKEQFSKYGTVKGFKFFQKDRRMALIQLMSVEEAVEALVNLHNFKLSDSNHLRVSFSKAQV